The Clostridiales bacterium genome segment ACGGTATTGGTATGGTGTTCCAGCACTTTATGTTAGTTGAACCTTTTACAGTAGCTGAGAATATAATTTTAGGAAAAGAGCCCAAAAAAGGATTGTTTGTTGATAACAAAAAGGCAGTAGAAGATGTAAAGAAAATATCACAACAGTACGGGTTAAAAGTAGATCCTAATGCAAAGATAGCTACTATTTCAGTTGGTATGCAGCAGAGAGTAGAAATAATAAAGACACTTTATAGAGGAGCAGAAATTTTAATATTAGATGAACCAACAGCAGTGTTAACTCCGCAGGAGGTAGAGGAGTTTTTCGGGATATTAAGACTTCTAAAGTCGCAAGGCAAGACGATAATAATAATTACTCATAAGCTAAGAGAGGTTATGGAGATATCGGATAGAGTATCTATTTTGAGAAAGGGAGAGTTAGTAGGAAATGTCTTAACTAAAGATACTGATGAGCATGAGTTGGCAACTATGATGGTAGGAAGAGAAATATCGTTAGAGGTTGATAAGAAAAATATTTCCAGAGGAGATGTTGTTCTGAAGATAGAAAACTTGCGCGCATCAAGTAAAATGGGAGACGAAATAGAGGGCTTAAGAGGAGTAACGTTAGAGGTCCATGAAGGAGAAGTTTTGGGGATAGCAGGAGTGGATGGTAATGGTCAAACAGAATTGCTTGAAGTGCTGACAGGGTTAAGAGAAGCGGCTAGTGGTGTGATAAGATTAAAAGGTGAAGACATCACAAATCTTTCTTCGAGAAAAATAAGAGAGAAAGGAATAGCGAATATTCCAGAGGACAGGCATCAAAGAGGGGTATTATTAAAAAATACCTTAGCAGAGAATTTGATATTGGGAGATCATTATAAGGCACCATTTAATAGATGTGGTTTTCTAAATAGGAAAGCTATACATAAGAATGCAAAGAAATGTATAGAGGAGTACGATATAAGGCCAGCAAAGGACAATGTAAAAGTAAGAGCGTTATCTGGTGGTAATCAGCAGAAAGTTATAATAGCAAGAGAATTTGGAGCAGATCCAGAGTTATTAATAGCGTCTCAACCTACTAGAGGTGTTGATATTGGAGCTATAGAATTCATACATAAGAAGATAATTGAGAGAAGAAATAATGGAAAAGCGGTGTTATTGATTTCGGCAGATCTTCAAGAAATTATGTCACTAAGCGATAGAATTGCAGTTATATATGAAGGTGAGATAGTTAAAGTTTTGAATGCCAAAGGCGCAACAGAGAATGAGTTGGGTCTGTTAATGGCTGGAATAAAGAGAAGTAGCTCTAGTACAGAGGAGGAAAATTAAGAATGAGTAAGGAAAGAGTGCAAAATTTGAAAGAAAATAGATTGATAACCAAGAGTAAGGTTATGGATATTTTGTTTCCGGTGATAGCTGTTGTATTGTCGCTTATAATAGGTGCATTTATAATATGGGCAGCAAATAAGAATCCATGGAATGCGTATAAGGCTTTATTTTTAGGCGCATTTGGGGATTTGTATGCATTGGGTAACACATTAGCTAGAGCTACACCATTGATTTTAACTGGATTGGGTGTTGCAATAGCGTTTAAATGTGGGTTATTTAATATAGGAGTAGAAGGACAGTTGTTGGTAGGAGCAACAGTGGCGGCTATAATAGGACATTATGTTACAGGATTGCCAGGAATATTGCATATTGTGGTTACTGTACTAGGAGCAGTAGTAGCAGGTGCTTTGTGGGGTTTAATACCAGGTTTATTGAAGGCGTACAGAGGAGTTCATGAGGTATTGACAACTATAATGTTAAACTATGTGGCTACATCAGTAGTGTCATATGTGATAGTAAAACTACAAGCACCAGGAGGACAGCCAAAGACACCTGATGTGTTAGATAGTGCTAAATTTTTAAGATTATCGGAAATATTCAAGAAAGCATTTGAAAGTTCGACAGTTAGTGTGGGATTTGTAATTGCAGTTATAGCAAGTATTTTAATATATATTCTTGTAGAAAAAACAGTTTTAGGATATGAATTAAGAGCTGTTGGAAATTCACCATTGGCCGCAGAAAATGGTGGTATAAAAATAGCCAAGAATTTAGTATTAGTTATGATTATAAGTGGAGCGCTAGCAGGTATTGCTGGTGCAGATAGAGTGTTAGGAGAGTATCATCATTTAATAAATGGTGTATCAGCAGGATTAGGATTTGAGGGTATGGCAGTGGCGCTTTTAGTAAATAACAATCCAATAGGTATAATTTTTTCAGGGATATTGTTTGGAGCATTGGCTTCTGGAGGATTAAATATGGCTTTATCTGCTGAAGTTCCTCAAGAAATTATAGCAATAATACAAGCGATAATTATATTTTTCATAGCAAGTAATAAATTTATAAAGTATGTTATTAGTAGTAGAAACAAGGAGGTAGGGGCCTAATGGATAAGTTTTTTTCTATTGCAATATTAGGAGCAACAATTAGAATGGCGACACCTCTTATCTTAGCAGCACTAGGTGGTTGTTTTTCAGAAAGAGCTGGTGTTGTAAACATAGCGTTAGAGGGCATTATGACGTTGGGAGCGTTTGCTGCAGTTTTAGGATCATATTTAACTGGTAATGCATGGATAGGGCTTATAGTAGCAGTAATAGTAGGAGGACTTTTAGGGTATATTCATGCAGTGTTTAGTGTAGAGATAAAGGCAAATCAAGTCATTAGTGGTACAGCATTAAATCTTTTTGCAGGTGGTGCAACAATATATCTTTTGAAAGTAATATTTAAGGCTGCAGGTTCATCAAGTAAAGTACAGAAATTAGCTGATTGGGGAGAGTATCCACCAACAGTATTTATTGCTTTTGCAATGGTAGTATTATCTTGGATAATTTTATATAAAACACCATTTGGTTTAAGGTTAAGAACAGTGGGAGAACATCCGGCGGCAGCTGATACAGTTGGTGTAGATGTTTATAGAATGAGGTATGCTGCAGTTATTATAAGTGGTGTTCTAGGAGGAATAGCAGGGGCACATTTATCTATAGGAGTATCAGATGAGTTTTCAAAGAATATGGTGTCCGGTAGAGGATTTATAGCTTTAGCAGCGATGATAGCTGGAAGATGGCATCCAGTAGGAGCATGTATAGCAGCAGTGTTGTTTGGATATTTTGATAAATTATCAATGTCACTTTCAGGATCATCAATATTTGGAGTATCGGTGCCGTCGCAGTTTGTTAGTATGCTTCCTTACGTAATAACAATAGTTGTGTTAGGAGTAGCTGGAGCAAAATCAGTTGGTCCAAAAGCGGGTGGAATACCATATGAAAAAGGAGAAAGATAATATGGATAGTAGAGTAAGACTAATAGATCATACAATACT includes the following:
- a CDS encoding ABC transporter ATP-binding protein produces the protein MEPILSMKNITKTFYGNFANKNVSFDVYKGEIHALVGENGAGKTTLMSILYGLYPADEGDIYIRGNKIDISEPSVAIRNGIGMVFQHFMLVEPFTVAENIILGKEPKKGLFVDNKKAVEDVKKISQQYGLKVDPNAKIATISVGMQQRVEIIKTLYRGAEILILDEPTAVLTPQEVEEFFGILRLLKSQGKTIIIITHKLREVMEISDRVSILRKGELVGNVLTKDTDEHELATMMVGREISLEVDKKNISRGDVVLKIENLRASSKMGDEIEGLRGVTLEVHEGEVLGIAGVDGNGQTELLEVLTGLREAASGVIRLKGEDITNLSSRKIREKGIANIPEDRHQRGVLLKNTLAENLILGDHYKAPFNRCGFLNRKAIHKNAKKCIEEYDIRPAKDNVKVRALSGGNQQKVIIAREFGADPELLIASQPTRGVDIGAIEFIHKKIIERRNNGKAVLLISADLQEIMSLSDRIAVIYEGEIVKVLNAKGATENELGLLMAGIKRSSSSTEEEN
- a CDS encoding ABC transporter permease, which encodes MSKERVQNLKENRLITKSKVMDILFPVIAVVLSLIIGAFIIWAANKNPWNAYKALFLGAFGDLYALGNTLARATPLILTGLGVAIAFKCGLFNIGVEGQLLVGATVAAIIGHYVTGLPGILHIVVTVLGAVVAGALWGLIPGLLKAYRGVHEVLTTIMLNYVATSVVSYVIVKLQAPGGQPKTPDVLDSAKFLRLSEIFKKAFESSTVSVGFVIAVIASILIYILVEKTVLGYELRAVGNSPLAAENGGIKIAKNLVLVMIISGALAGIAGADRVLGEYHHLINGVSAGLGFEGMAVALLVNNNPIGIIFSGILFGALASGGLNMALSAEVPQEIIAIIQAIIIFFIASNKFIKYVISSRNKEVGA
- a CDS encoding ABC transporter permease, with amino-acid sequence MDKFFSIAILGATIRMATPLILAALGGCFSERAGVVNIALEGIMTLGAFAAVLGSYLTGNAWIGLIVAVIVGGLLGYIHAVFSVEIKANQVISGTALNLFAGGATIYLLKVIFKAAGSSSKVQKLADWGEYPPTVFIAFAMVVLSWIILYKTPFGLRLRTVGEHPAAADTVGVDVYRMRYAAVIISGVLGGIAGAHLSIGVSDEFSKNMVSGRGFIALAAMIAGRWHPVGACIAAVLFGYFDKLSMSLSGSSIFGVSVPSQFVSMLPYVITIVVLGVAGAKSVGPKAGGIPYEKGER